The genomic DNA ACAGGTACTTTTTGTTGAAATATAGTGCCTAACTCTTGGATATTCATTTGATAACCACCATCACCAATTATAGCTACTACTTCGCGTTCTGGCGCTGCCATTTTTGCTCCAATAGCTGCTGGCAATGCAAACCCCATAGTCCCTAAACCACCTGAAGTAATATTACTTTTAGTTTTATTAAATTCTGAGTAACGACAGGCAATCATTTGATGTTGACCAACATCTGATACGATAGCAGCGTTACCTTCACTTTGTACATTTATTTCTTTTAAAACTTCACCCATCGTTAATCCTTCTTTGGTTGGATGAAGATCGTCTTTAATTACTTTCTCAAATTCTATAGCATATAAATCTTTAAATTCTTGATGCCATGCTTCATGAGAATTTTCATTTAACAATGGTAATAATTCTGTTAAACTATCTTTAGAGTTACCCAATACTGCTACATCTGCATGTACATTTTTATTAACCTCAGCTGGATCAATCTCAAAATGAATCACCTTGGCTTGTTTAGCATAAGTATTTAAACTACCTGTAACACGATCATCAAAACGCATTCCGATTGCGATAAGCACATCACATTCATTGGTTAATTTATTTGGTGCGTAGTTACCATGCATTCCAACCATACCAATGTTTAAGGGATGCGATGTTGGTATTGCCGAAGCCCCCATAATAGTCCAAGCAGCAGGAATACCAGCTTTTTCAATAACCGCTTTTAATTCTGCTTCTGCTTCTCCTAAAATAACACCTTGTCCCCAAACAATCATTGGTTTTTTTGCGGCATTAATTAATTCGGCAGCAGCCTTTACTGATTCTAAATTGGTTTTTGGCGTTGGAATATAACTTCTTACCCCTGTGCATTTTTCGTATTTAAAATCAAGTTCTCCAAACTGAGCATCTTTTGTAATATCAATCAATACAGGTCCTGGACGACCGCTTTTAGCTATATAAAATGCTTTGGCTAAAACTTCTGGAATTTCTGATGCTTTTGTAACTTGATGATTCCATTTAGTAACGGGTGTAGAAATGCCAATAATATCTGTTTCTTGAAACGCATCTGTACCCAATAAATGAGACGGTACTTGCCCTGTAATACATACTAATGGTGTAGAATCGATTTGAGCATCCGCTATTCCTGTAATTAAATTAGTAGCTCCGGGACCAGATGTCGCCATAGCAACACCGACTCTACCGGAAATTCTTGCAAACCCCTGAGCTGCATGTGCTGCACCTTGTTCATGGCGTGTTAATACGTGATGAATTTCGTTTCTAAATTTATATAACTCATCGTAAACTGGCATGATAGCACCTCCCGGATATCCGTAAAGAATATCTACATCTTCTGCTATCAAGCATTTAATAATAGCTTCACTACCTGTAATTCGTTCTGTTTTACTTAGCACTTCCTGTGTTTTATTTGCTGTTTCTGTATCCATACTCATTAAATTGAGATTTCCGCCTTCGCAGAAATGAAAAAATATCTATTTAGAATTCATCAGTAACACAACCTTTAGATGCTGACGATACTGATCTTGCATATTTATATAGAACACCTCTATCAAACTTTAATTTCGGTGCCGTCCAATTTTGTCTTCTTTGTTGTAATTCTTCATCTGAAACTTCTAAAGAAATACTATTTGTTTCAGCATCAATTGTAATCATATCACCATCTTTAACAAATGCAATGGTGCCTCCTTCTTGAGCTTCAGGTGTAATATGACCTACAACAAAACCATGTGTTCCACCAGAAAAACGTCCATCAGTAATTAAAGCGACATCCTTACCTAACCCTGCGCCCATAATAGCAGCAGTTGGTTTTAACATTTCTGGCATTCCTGGTCCTCCTTTTGGTCCTTCATAACGAATAACAACAACATCGCCTTTTTCTACTTTACCATCACGGATACCATCATTTGCATCATACTCACTATCAAACACCTTAGCTTTTCCAACAAAGCTTAAACCTTCTTTCCCTGTAATTTTAGCAACACTTCCATCTTTTGCTAAATTTCCATATAACATACGTAAATGTCCTGTTGCTTTAATAGGGTTTTCTAAAGGCTTTATAATATCCTGTCCTTCTGAAAGGTCTTTAACATCTAACAAGTTTTCGGCTAATGTTTTTCCTGTTACAGTCAAACAATCGCCATGTAACAATCCTTCTTTCAACAAATATTTCAAGACAGCTGGAATACCACCTACTGCATGTAAGTCTTCCATTAGGTACTGTCCGCTAGGTTTTAAATCTGCCAAGAATGGTGTACTATCACTAATATCTTGAAAGTCTTTAAGTGTAAAATCTATTTGCGCTGCTCTTGCTATAGCTAAGAAGTGTAATACTGCATTCGTGGATCCTCCTAAAATAGTAACCAAACGAATGGCATTCTCTAAAGATTTGCGTGTTACGATATCTGATGGTTTAATATCTCTTTCAAGCAACAAACGCATCGCTTCACCTGCTTTTACAGATTCTGCTTTTTTCTCATCGCTTCCCGCTGGATTTGAACCATTATAAGGTAATGACATTCCTAAAGCCTCAATAGCCGATGCCATAGTATTTGCTGTATACATACCACCACAAGCACCTGCACCAGGAATAGATTTTTTTACTATGCTTTTAAATTCGCTTTCTTCCATGGTTCCTGCAACTTTGCTTCCCCACGCTTCAAAAGCAGAAACGATATCTAATTTTTTTCCTTCATGGCAACCAGAATCTGTTGTTCCTCCAAAAATTAAAATAGAAGGTCTGTTTAAACGAAGCATGGCAATTAATGCACCTGGCATATTTTTATCACACCCCACTACAGTAATTAAACCATCATAACTCATTCCCTGTACTACAGTCTCCATAGAATCTGCAATAATATCTCTTGAAGGCAAAGAATAGCGCATCCCAGGTGTTCCCATTGAAATACCATCACTCACACCAATTGTATTAAAAATTAGTCCGACCAGATCTTCATTTTTAGTACCTTCTTTAGCTAATTTTGCTAAATCATTTAAATGCATGTTACAAGGGTTTCCTTCGTAACCTGTACTGGCAATACCTACCAGAGGTTTAAAAAAGTCTTCATCAGAAAAACCAATCGCATATAACATGGCTTGTGCTGCTGGTTGTGTTGAATCTTGAGTTACTGTTTTACTGTATTTATTAAGTTCCTTCATCTTTATTACAGATAATTTTATGCTTTTCCTTTTTTTGATTTAATATTTTAATGATTTAAGAATTCTGTTAAAAATTCTACAACCTTCCAAAATAATATTCGAAATTAATTTATTTAGGTTTTTATTTATATTATTCTTTAGTTTTTCTGGTTAAATCCACAACCCCTAAAAACAACATAACAAACTGTATAACAACAATTTAAACTGTTATTTTTATGACGTTCAAAATTTAAAAAATGTGCAATAAAAAAAGCCTTCCGATTAAGGAAGGCTTTAAATTTATAATATTTATATATAGCGCTTCCTATCGTTGTGAAATAATCACAATGACAATAATAGAAACGATATTTAATATTTGCTTTTTCATTTTGTTAATGAACTCATCTTGACTTTTTCTATTTCCTAAAAAACGGCTAAAATTCGTCCATATTTTGTTACTTTTTTTACGCTTAGCACTGCTATGCCTTGCAAAAAATGCCTCATCTGAACAAATTTTATCTCATTTTCGGTAAAAACAAAAAGTCAAGATGAGTTCAATACAAAGATTTACAATTAAAATGTAATAACCAATTTATTTTTTAAAAAAATAAAAACAAATCATCATTTCCTTTTATTTTTTTACTTTTGCCAACACAAATGATAGAGGAAAGATTTGACTGATTGCAACCTCTTTATGTTGAACTTGTTTCTACATAAATAAAAATGCTAAAGGCAGTGTAAACTTCCTTTGACGCTATCGTCAAATCCTACAATATAAAAGACAACTTATGGCTTATTTATTTACTTCGGAAAGTGTTTCTGAAGGGCACCCAGACAAAGTAGCAGATCAAATTAGTGATGCTTTAATTGATAATTTTTTAGCTTTCGATACAGACTCTAAAGTAGCTTGTGAAACCTTAGTTACTACAGGGCAAGTGGTACTTGCTGGTGAGGTAAAATCTAAAACATACTTAGATGTACAAAAAATTGCAAGAGAAACTATAAACAAAATTGGTTATACCAAGGGAGAATATATGTTTGATGGCAATTCTTGTGGAGTTGTTTCTGCTATTCATGAACAATCTGACGATATTAATAGAGGTGTTGATAGAGCAAGCAAAGAACAACAAGGAGCAGGTGACCAAGGTATGATGTTTGGTTATGCGACTAATGAGACTGAAAACTTTATGCCTTTGGCTTTAGATTTGTCGCATAGAATCCTCATTGAACTTGCCGAATTAAGAAGAGAAAATAAAGATATTACCTATTTACGCCCTGATTCTAAAAGTCAGGTAACTATTGAATATAGTGATGATAATATTCCGCAACGTATTGATGCTATTGTAGTATCTACTCAACACGACGATTTTGATGAAGATGAGACCATGTTAGCCAAAATCAGAAAAGATATTGTTGATATTTTAATTCCACGTGTCGTTGCTAAGTTGCCCGAACAAATTCAGGTTTTATTTAATAGCGATATTAAATACCATATAAATCCAACTGGAAAATTTGTTATTGGTGGGCCTCATGGAGACACTGGATTAACAGGAAGAAAAATTATTGTAGACACCTATGGTGGAAAAGGTGCTCACGGTGGCGGTGCTTTTTCTGGAAAAGATCCTAGTAAAGTAGATAGAAGTGCTGCTTATGCAACGCGTCATATTGCAAAAAACTTAGTAGCTGCAGGTGTTGCTGATGAAGTTTTAGTACAGGTAAGTTATGCTATTGGTGTTGTTGAGCCTATGGGAATTTTTATTGACACGTATGGCACCTGTTCTTTTAACATGACCGATGGTGAAATTGCTGAAGAAGTTTCTAAAATCTTTGATATGCGTCCATTTGCCATTGAAGAACGTTTAAAACTACGTTCTCCTATGTATAGTGAAACAGCTGCTTATGGGCACATGGGGCGTAACAATGAAACGGTCACTAAAACATTTACGCAGCCTAATGGAGAAGCGACAACCCTAGATGTAGAATTATTCACTTGGGAAAAATTAGATTACGTTGATAAAGTAAAAGAAGTATTTGGTTTATAACCTTAATACTTTATATATTTTTATTGAGACCACTTGTTATGAGTGGTCTTTTTATTTTATGCCATTTGACTTTATAAAAAAATTCAACTAAATTCGTTTAACGTTGTGCATAAATCATTACAACGGATTGATATACTTGATAATATAAGCAGAAGTATAAACAGAATACATTACCGAATGAAAGAAGGAATAATCTAAGGACGCTTATGAAGCAATAATTAAAGAAATACAAACAGTGCTTACAGTTTCCTATGTTATAGCTGTTGGAATAGGAATGCTTTTCAATTATCAAAAATACTCTGAATTTGAAATAAGGCTAGATCATGCGACACTTAACAATGCTCTTTTTAATCATTATTACGTTTTACTCGTGTAAAAATGAACCAAATTGGACACCTTTATTAGATAAAGAACTCTCGCAATGGGAAAACTATTTAAGTTTTCGTTATCCTAAAAATTATAAAGGAGAAACTCTTAAAGACGAAAATGGAAATCCCATACCACCTATCGGGTTGAATCAAAACCAACATCATGTATTTACGGTCATTGAAGA from Flavivirga abyssicola includes the following:
- the metK gene encoding methionine adenosyltransferase, giving the protein MAYLFTSESVSEGHPDKVADQISDALIDNFLAFDTDSKVACETLVTTGQVVLAGEVKSKTYLDVQKIARETINKIGYTKGEYMFDGNSCGVVSAIHEQSDDINRGVDRASKEQQGAGDQGMMFGYATNETENFMPLALDLSHRILIELAELRRENKDITYLRPDSKSQVTIEYSDDNIPQRIDAIVVSTQHDDFDEDETMLAKIRKDIVDILIPRVVAKLPEQIQVLFNSDIKYHINPTGKFVIGGPHGDTGLTGRKIIVDTYGGKGAHGGGAFSGKDPSKVDRSAAYATRHIAKNLVAAGVADEVLVQVSYAIGVVEPMGIFIDTYGTCSFNMTDGEIAEEVSKIFDMRPFAIEERLKLRSPMYSETAAYGHMGRNNETVTKTFTQPNGEATTLDVELFTWEKLDYVDKVKEVFGL
- the ilvD gene encoding dihydroxy-acid dehydratase, with the protein product MKELNKYSKTVTQDSTQPAAQAMLYAIGFSDEDFFKPLVGIASTGYEGNPCNMHLNDLAKLAKEGTKNEDLVGLIFNTIGVSDGISMGTPGMRYSLPSRDIIADSMETVVQGMSYDGLITVVGCDKNMPGALIAMLRLNRPSILIFGGTTDSGCHEGKKLDIVSAFEAWGSKVAGTMEESEFKSIVKKSIPGAGACGGMYTANTMASAIEALGMSLPYNGSNPAGSDEKKAESVKAGEAMRLLLERDIKPSDIVTRKSLENAIRLVTILGGSTNAVLHFLAIARAAQIDFTLKDFQDISDSTPFLADLKPSGQYLMEDLHAVGGIPAVLKYLLKEGLLHGDCLTVTGKTLAENLLDVKDLSEGQDIIKPLENPIKATGHLRMLYGNLAKDGSVAKITGKEGLSFVGKAKVFDSEYDANDGIRDGKVEKGDVVVIRYEGPKGGPGMPEMLKPTAAIMGAGLGKDVALITDGRFSGGTHGFVVGHITPEAQEGGTIAFVKDGDMITIDAETNSISLEVSDEELQQRRQNWTAPKLKFDRGVLYKYARSVSSASKGCVTDEF
- the ilvB gene encoding biosynthetic-type acetolactate synthase large subunit, which codes for MDTETANKTQEVLSKTERITGSEAIIKCLIAEDVDILYGYPGGAIMPVYDELYKFRNEIHHVLTRHEQGAAHAAQGFARISGRVGVAMATSGPGATNLITGIADAQIDSTPLVCITGQVPSHLLGTDAFQETDIIGISTPVTKWNHQVTKASEIPEVLAKAFYIAKSGRPGPVLIDITKDAQFGELDFKYEKCTGVRSYIPTPKTNLESVKAAAELINAAKKPMIVWGQGVILGEAEAELKAVIEKAGIPAAWTIMGASAIPTSHPLNIGMVGMHGNYAPNKLTNECDVLIAIGMRFDDRVTGSLNTYAKQAKVIHFEIDPAEVNKNVHADVAVLGNSKDSLTELLPLLNENSHEAWHQEFKDLYAIEFEKVIKDDLHPTKEGLTMGEVLKEINVQSEGNAAIVSDVGQHQMIACRYSEFNKTKSNITSGGLGTMGFALPAAIGAKMAAPEREVVAIIGDGGYQMNIQELGTIFQQKVPVKIVVLNNEFLGMVRQWQQLFFDKRYASTEMTNPDFVTIAKGYHIDGKRVTKREELADAIKEMIASKESYFLEVCVEKEDNVFPMIPSGASVSDIRLS